In Synergistaceae bacterium, a single window of DNA contains:
- the tmk gene encoding dTMP kinase: protein MFITLEGIDGSGKSTQAELLVRALRERCLPIRPVVWTREPGGWEGGDWIRERILKGEYSHRMSELFLFLMDRCEHVKKTILPALEHGIVICERYTDSTLAYQSWGRGIQSERIETLFKWCGFPVPNLTIWLDLPVDKALGRLSRRGDFDRFESEGVAFLERVREGYSFLARRDPDRIIRLDALEEPDALSGRLVAALEVSVFR, encoded by the coding sequence ATGTTCATCACCCTGGAGGGAATCGACGGAAGCGGAAAGAGCACCCAGGCGGAACTCCTTGTTCGCGCCCTGAGAGAGAGGTGCTTGCCCATACGTCCCGTTGTCTGGACCAGGGAGCCGGGGGGCTGGGAGGGCGGCGACTGGATAAGGGAGAGAATACTGAAGGGCGAGTACTCCCACAGGATGAGCGAGCTGTTTCTCTTTCTCATGGACAGGTGCGAGCATGTGAAGAAGACGATCCTCCCGGCCCTGGAGCACGGAATCGTCATATGCGAGCGCTACACGGACTCGACCCTTGCGTACCAGTCCTGGGGAAGGGGCATACAGTCGGAGAGGATAGAGACGCTGTTTAAATGGTGCGGCTTCCCGGTGCCGAACCTGACGATCTGGCTGGACCTGCCGGTTGACAAGGCGTTGGGCAGGCTTTCGCGCCGGGGAGACTTCGACCGCTTCGAGTCGGAGGGCGTCGCTTTTCTCGAGCGAGTGCGCGAGGGCTATTCTTTCCTTGCTCGCAGAGATCCCGACAGGATCATAAGGCTCGATGCCCTGGAGGAACCGGACGCCCTGTCGGGCCGTCTTGTGGCCGCATTGGAGGTGTCCGTCTTCCGATGA
- the fabF gene encoding beta-ketoacyl-ACP synthase II encodes MRRVVVTGLGVVSPIATGKEDYWRALKAGKNGIGPLTTFDASDSPIPFGADVKDFAPNRWMESKEAKRSDRVIQFAVAAADMAVVDAKLDTGSLDPYKFGVFIGSGQGGIETTFNNFKTMMEKGPRRVSPFFIPMMISNMSTAYVAIKHNAKGPNMCVVTACATSVHSIGEAYHNILRDDADVILAGGTEAALRTISIAGFAAMKALSTRLDEPGRASRPFDVDRDGFVMGEGAGVILLEELEHAKKRGAHIYAEIVGYGNTCDASHITAPDPEGDGAARAMRKAIAHAKWLPEDVEFINAHGTSTPLNDKMEAMAIRSVLGDHTDKVHVNSTKSMIGHCLGAAGALETVAALQAIEEGVIHPTINLDNLDPECEINVVGDKAVEKHVSRLLVNSFGFGGHNGVIALQKYE; translated from the coding sequence TTGAGAAGGGTCGTTGTCACGGGGCTTGGAGTTGTAAGCCCCATCGCCACGGGAAAAGAAGACTACTGGAGAGCTTTGAAGGCGGGAAAGAACGGCATCGGTCCTCTGACCACGTTCGACGCGAGCGACAGCCCGATTCCTTTCGGCGCGGACGTAAAGGATTTCGCCCCGAACCGCTGGATGGAGAGCAAGGAGGCCAAGCGCTCGGACCGCGTCATTCAATTCGCAGTGGCCGCCGCGGATATGGCGGTCGTTGATGCAAAGCTCGATACGGGAAGCCTGGATCCATATAAATTCGGAGTGTTCATCGGAAGTGGTCAGGGCGGTATCGAGACCACGTTCAACAACTTCAAGACCATGATGGAGAAGGGACCCAGGCGGGTAAGCCCATTTTTCATCCCGATGATGATAAGCAACATGTCCACGGCGTATGTCGCAATAAAGCACAACGCCAAGGGACCGAACATGTGCGTGGTGACCGCCTGCGCCACCTCGGTCCACAGCATTGGAGAGGCATATCACAACATTCTTCGCGATGACGCGGACGTGATTCTCGCGGGCGGAACCGAGGCGGCGCTCCGTACGATCAGCATCGCCGGCTTCGCTGCCATGAAGGCGCTCTCCACGAGGCTGGATGAGCCGGGAAGGGCATCGCGACCCTTCGACGTCGATCGAGATGGCTTCGTAATGGGAGAGGGAGCGGGAGTTATCCTGCTGGAGGAGCTGGAGCACGCGAAGAAACGCGGTGCTCATATCTACGCGGAGATCGTCGGATACGGAAATACGTGCGACGCCAGCCATATCACCGCGCCCGACCCGGAGGGAGACGGCGCGGCGCGCGCCATGCGCAAGGCCATCGCACATGCGAAGTGGCTGCCCGAGGATGTGGAGTTCATCAACGCGCACGGGACATCGACCCCTCTGAACGATAAGATGGAGGCAATGGCGATCCGCAGCGTCCTGGGAGACCATACGGATAAAGTCCATGTCAACTCCACCAAATCGATGATCGGACACTGCCTGGGAGCGGCGGGCGCACTGGAGACGGTGGCGGCGCTTCAGGCCATCGAGGAGGGAGTCATACACCCCACCATCAACCTGGATAACCTCGATCCCGAGTGCGAGATAAACGTCGTGGGGGACAAAGCGGTGGAGAAGCATGTCTCAAGGCTCCTGGTGAACAGCTTCGGGTTCGGAGGGCACAACGGCGTCATAGCCCTTCAAAAGTACGAATAG
- the selD gene encoding selenide, water dikinase SelD translates to MRLIDMSTSSGUAAKIGPSDLSRILKNIPLPSDGRIITSWSSGEDAALFHIGGDRLGILTVDFITPVADDPRTWGMIAAANSLSDVFAMGGLPLVALNIVGFPVKTLSLEILEAVLSGGLEKVREAGAFLVGGHSVEDSEPKYGLAVFGEVAEDSVWKIDGARAGDLLVLTKPIGTGIATTALKAHMVEDERTVQEAIGWMSTLNDLPLKLDRELLSRVNACTDVTGFGLAGHALDMLSAGGLKLLLSLKDVPLITGVLELAASGLVPAGTYNNRAEFEKRVADPKGHDELLVESLFDAQTSGGMMLAIPEDGADAFLSALSSIGFERSAVIGRFVPGDGGIEIVSGL, encoded by the coding sequence ATGCGCCTGATTGATATGTCGACATCGAGCGGCTGAGCTGCCAAGATAGGTCCGTCGGACCTGTCCAGGATATTGAAAAACATTCCTCTTCCGTCCGATGGACGCATCATCACCTCCTGGTCCTCCGGGGAGGACGCGGCCCTTTTCCACATCGGAGGCGACAGGCTGGGAATTCTGACCGTAGATTTCATAACCCCCGTCGCGGACGACCCGAGGACCTGGGGTATGATAGCGGCGGCCAACTCCCTAAGCGACGTATTCGCTATGGGTGGCCTGCCCCTTGTGGCGCTGAACATAGTCGGCTTTCCCGTGAAGACCCTCTCTCTGGAAATCCTGGAGGCGGTGCTGTCGGGAGGCCTCGAAAAAGTGCGCGAGGCGGGCGCATTTCTGGTAGGTGGGCATAGTGTCGAGGACAGCGAGCCGAAGTACGGGCTTGCCGTGTTCGGGGAGGTAGCCGAGGACTCGGTGTGGAAGATCGACGGTGCTCGCGCCGGAGATCTCCTGGTGCTGACCAAGCCGATCGGAACAGGCATCGCGACGACCGCCCTGAAGGCCCATATGGTCGAGGACGAGAGGACCGTCCAGGAGGCGATCGGATGGATGTCCACCCTCAACGATCTTCCGCTGAAACTCGACAGGGAGCTTCTATCCCGCGTGAACGCCTGCACTGATGTGACGGGGTTCGGCCTTGCGGGGCACGCACTCGACATGCTGTCGGCAGGAGGACTCAAGCTGCTTCTGAGCTTGAAGGACGTGCCCCTGATAACGGGGGTCCTGGAGCTTGCCGCATCGGGGCTTGTCCCCGCCGGAACCTACAACAACCGCGCGGAGTTCGAGAAGAGGGTGGCGGATCCAAAAGGCCACGACGAACTGCTGGTCGAGAGCCTTTTCGACGCTCAGACCTCGGGCGGAATGATGCTGGCCATACCGGAAGACGGGGCTGACGCCTTTCTGTCCGCACTTTCATCGATCGGCTTCGAGCGCTCGGCCGTCATAGGTCGATTTGTGCCAGGGGACGGCGGAATCGAGATAGTCTCCGGTCTCTGA
- the fabG gene encoding 3-oxoacyl-[acyl-carrier-protein] reductase, whose amino-acid sequence MAPRTALVTGAGRGIGRAVALRLAESGFQMAVNFRSSEKAALEVCDIIAAGGGSAFPFQGDMSRPEDVKRVFAEVNERFGPVSALVNNAGITKDGLLLRMKDEDWESVIAANLSSVFYCTREAIRGMVRAKWGRIINIASVVALIGNPGQPNYCASKAGVIGFTKSAAREYASKGVTVNAIAPGFIATDMTDAMPGEAREALLGQIPSGRAGTPDDVAHLACFLASDEASYITGQVVAVDGGMTMC is encoded by the coding sequence ATGGCGCCCAGGACCGCACTGGTGACCGGAGCAGGCAGGGGAATAGGCAGGGCCGTCGCTCTGAGGCTTGCCGAGAGTGGCTTTCAAATGGCCGTGAACTTCAGAAGCAGCGAGAAAGCGGCCCTGGAGGTTTGTGATATTATTGCCGCCGGAGGAGGAAGCGCCTTCCCCTTCCAGGGGGACATGTCCCGCCCCGAGGACGTGAAGAGAGTCTTCGCCGAGGTGAACGAGCGTTTCGGGCCCGTCTCCGCGCTGGTGAACAACGCCGGGATAACCAAGGACGGGCTTCTGCTTCGAATGAAGGACGAGGACTGGGAGTCCGTCATAGCGGCCAATCTCTCGTCCGTGTTCTACTGCACCAGGGAGGCCATACGAGGGATGGTGCGGGCTAAGTGGGGGAGGATCATCAACATCGCCTCCGTGGTGGCCCTGATCGGAAACCCGGGCCAGCCGAACTACTGCGCGTCCAAGGCCGGCGTCATCGGGTTCACTAAGAGCGCCGCTAGGGAGTACGCATCCAAGGGTGTAACGGTCAATGCGATAGCTCCCGGTTTCATAGCCACGGACATGACGGACGCCATGCCCGGGGAGGCTAGAGAGGCCCTCCTGGGACAGATCCCCTCGGGAAGGGCCGGGACACCGGACGATGTCGCCCATCTCGCGTGTTTCCTGGCCTCGGACGAGGCGTCTTATATAACCGGACAGGTCGTCGCCGTAGACGGCGGCATGACGATGTGCTAG
- the rnc gene encoding ribonuclease III has protein sequence MHYNEWYSRELEKLQERIGYLFEDESHLRLALTHSSWLNEHGGKECNERLEFLGDSVLQLCASRFLFTTGEELDEGAMTRQRAAFVCGASLKLWSCHVGLQRLLRTGRSLHPLDCDSSLCADVAEALFGAVFLDGGFEAADSVVEGYLDFLLESSPPEAEDPKSSLQILAQERGLGNPTYETVSVAGPPHEPVFLVRVLLGGAPAGEGSGPSKKAAEFSAARASLAHLLERT, from the coding sequence ATGCATTACAATGAATGGTACTCCAGAGAACTGGAGAAACTTCAAGAGCGGATCGGCTACCTGTTCGAGGACGAATCTCATCTTCGCTTGGCGCTGACCCACTCCTCCTGGCTCAACGAGCATGGCGGAAAAGAGTGCAACGAGAGGCTTGAGTTTCTCGGCGACTCCGTTCTCCAGCTGTGCGCCTCTCGGTTCCTGTTCACCACCGGGGAGGAGCTGGACGAGGGGGCTATGACCAGGCAAAGAGCGGCATTTGTATGCGGTGCCTCGCTCAAGCTATGGTCCTGCCACGTGGGGCTCCAGCGTCTTCTTCGCACCGGCAGGAGCCTGCACCCCCTCGACTGCGACAGTTCTCTGTGCGCGGACGTGGCGGAAGCCCTGTTCGGAGCGGTCTTCCTGGACGGCGGTTTCGAGGCGGCCGACTCGGTCGTTGAAGGATACCTGGATTTCCTGCTCGAATCGTCCCCCCCCGAGGCGGAGGACCCGAAATCATCCCTCCAGATACTGGCCCAGGAGAGAGGGCTTGGCAACCCAACATACGAGACAGTATCCGTGGCTGGGCCCCCGCACGAGCCGGTATTCCTTGTAAGGGTCCTGCTGGGGGGCGCACCCGCGGGGGAGGGAAGCGGCCCATCGAAGAAGGCGGCGGAGTTCTCCGCTGCCAGGGCGAGCTTGGCCCATCTTTTGGAGAGGACTTGA
- a CDS encoding DUF327 family protein, producing the protein MRVKKSSKETFTGGEFGKTGKKEGGHSAGRPVAPVFSASLEDAEIRELLASLDAVGRKLSIFPAEALLQQYRKLVSEALRRAVSGLRVRRDMKWRMGDRNFFVIVEKTDSLLNDLEAALAREGERARMHRILEEIKGCLFSLLF; encoded by the coding sequence ATGAGGGTTAAAAAGTCATCGAAAGAGACCTTTACCGGAGGAGAGTTCGGGAAAACCGGAAAAAAAGAGGGAGGCCACTCAGCCGGCAGGCCGGTAGCGCCGGTGTTTTCAGCATCTCTTGAGGACGCTGAGATAAGGGAGTTGCTGGCCAGCCTCGACGCAGTGGGCAGGAAGCTCTCCATCTTCCCGGCCGAGGCGCTTCTTCAGCAGTACAGAAAACTCGTGTCGGAGGCGCTGCGTCGCGCCGTGTCCGGGCTGAGAGTCAGGCGCGACATGAAATGGAGGATGGGAGACCGCAATTTTTTCGTCATAGTGGAGAAGACCGACTCTCTGCTCAATGATCTTGAGGCGGCCCTGGCGAGAGAGGGCGAGAGGGCCAGGATGCATAG
- the prfB gene encoding peptide chain release factor 2 translates to MFRTVFDLDTITARKEKLEAQSADPEFWKKAESKEVSREIARIQRNLDSWSEVDRLFGDLSALEELLAEDEDVELQREFDATADMLRKYAEREQMRLLLSEEHDECNAILTIHAGSGGLDSQDWAETLLRLYLRWAEREGFSGRVLELLQDEEAGIKNATMLIQGEYAFGYLKGEKGVHRLVRISPFDAARRRHTSFASVDVAPELDDDVSVEIRPEDLRIDTFRASGAGGQYVNRTDSAVRITHIPTGTVVGCQNERSQHMNRQMAMKVLRSRLYEKALQERKEELAAMQGEKKEISWGSQIRSYVLHPYMIVKDHRTGFETGNVQAVLDGDIDDFIMNYLRWKRQS, encoded by the coding sequence ATCTTCAGGACAGTCTTTGACCTCGATACGATAACCGCTCGAAAAGAGAAATTGGAGGCGCAGTCCGCGGATCCGGAGTTTTGGAAGAAGGCGGAAAGCAAGGAGGTCTCGAGGGAGATCGCCCGAATCCAGAGGAATTTGGACAGCTGGAGCGAGGTGGACAGGCTGTTCGGCGATCTGTCCGCCCTCGAGGAGCTTTTGGCGGAGGACGAGGACGTGGAGCTGCAGAGAGAGTTCGACGCCACCGCGGACATGCTTCGCAAGTACGCGGAGAGGGAACAGATGAGGCTGCTCCTGTCGGAGGAGCATGATGAGTGCAACGCCATCCTGACGATTCATGCCGGCTCCGGGGGGCTTGACTCCCAGGACTGGGCGGAGACCCTTCTTCGCCTCTACCTGAGATGGGCTGAACGAGAGGGCTTTTCAGGACGGGTCCTCGAGCTTCTCCAGGACGAGGAGGCGGGGATCAAGAACGCCACTATGCTGATACAGGGGGAATACGCATTCGGATACCTGAAAGGAGAAAAGGGAGTGCATCGACTGGTCAGGATCTCCCCCTTCGACGCGGCGAGACGTCGGCATACGAGCTTCGCATCAGTCGACGTGGCCCCCGAGCTCGACGACGACGTATCGGTGGAGATACGCCCGGAGGATCTCAGGATCGACACTTTCCGGGCGAGCGGGGCGGGAGGTCAGTACGTCAACAGGACCGACTCGGCTGTGAGGATCACCCATATTCCCACGGGGACGGTCGTGGGCTGCCAGAACGAACGATCCCAGCACATGAACCGTCAGATGGCGATGAAGGTCCTGAGAAGCCGCCTGTACGAGAAGGCGCTTCAGGAGAGGAAGGAAGAGCTTGCCGCCATGCAGGGGGAGAAGAAGGAGATCAGCTGGGGAAGCCAGATACGTTCCTACGTTCTGCACCCTTACATGATCGTCAAGGATCACAGGACCGGCTTCGAGACGGGAAACGTGCAGGCTGTCCTAGATGGAGATATCGACGACTTTATCATGAATTACCTGAGATGGAAGAGACAGAGCTGA
- a CDS encoding peptidase S55, translating into MTLFRLLALALILLIAPAELQAAPYPPSPPVMNVESLRPGMKGRALTVVSGREVVGFPVEIVSVIPGKGTPRHLIMVKAYGPIVEKTGGIAAGMSGSPVYVDGKLIGAIGYGWSFSDHTLGLVTPIADMTSVWEWDDKPVVFRPLPSPPKEEGGDEKDEPSAGEDIDEQEDEEDEDLVVPVTVEEPLSPLFIDGVSRRKADDLAELLGESRYVPGGASADDDVPVEMNAKVTPGDAITVLLAWGDVTIGSTGTMTAIAPDGRFLAFAHPFLGRGAVNYPVAHAYIHNVVPSIEAPFKVGSPLRIIGTVTQDRPQGIGGRIGYFTPSISATLLFTDEERGVKTQKRFHIAPDPFLGAELASGIFTGLIDGLWGRKGHGTASLTLKVQGRGLYEGWSRTNMFFSDKDLAGDSLKETAELLDVVFLNPFAEIYPLGIILTAEFTSSPKLMYIEGVEVKGDSFTAGDTVEVEVLLRPYRKKQVKKSFEITIPEDVSGFCEILVRGGGIEPLSQSALIQGWKTIENFKQLFAELSALETNNELIIEFNYEKSSKNSENRGPEEPLSKEDQELLSETKRRRMKEGTLLIFKSDFVVDGLLRKLITVRPSKASADY; encoded by the coding sequence ATGACTCTTTTTCGACTTCTGGCGCTTGCCTTGATATTATTGATCGCTCCCGCGGAGCTCCAAGCGGCCCCCTATCCTCCGTCCCCGCCAGTTATGAACGTGGAGTCCTTGCGCCCTGGCATGAAAGGCCGTGCTCTCACCGTTGTCTCCGGAAGAGAGGTGGTCGGCTTTCCGGTGGAGATAGTCAGCGTGATCCCCGGAAAGGGGACGCCAAGACACCTGATAATGGTGAAGGCGTACGGTCCGATCGTGGAAAAGACCGGCGGCATAGCCGCGGGCATGAGCGGCAGCCCGGTGTATGTCGACGGCAAGCTTATCGGAGCGATCGGGTACGGATGGAGTTTTAGCGACCATACACTGGGCCTTGTGACCCCCATCGCGGATATGACCTCGGTGTGGGAATGGGATGACAAACCGGTGGTCTTCCGCCCGCTGCCGTCGCCTCCCAAGGAGGAGGGCGGGGACGAAAAAGACGAGCCAAGCGCCGGCGAGGATATCGATGAGCAGGAGGACGAGGAGGACGAAGACCTGGTTGTGCCGGTCACGGTCGAGGAGCCCCTCTCCCCGCTCTTCATCGACGGTGTCAGCCGCCGCAAGGCCGACGACCTAGCGGAGCTGCTCGGGGAATCCCGCTACGTCCCCGGGGGCGCTTCCGCGGACGACGACGTCCCGGTGGAGATGAACGCGAAAGTGACGCCGGGGGACGCCATCACCGTGCTCCTGGCGTGGGGAGATGTCACGATAGGATCCACCGGTACGATGACGGCCATAGCCCCGGACGGGCGATTTTTGGCCTTCGCCCACCCCTTCCTGGGCAGAGGGGCTGTGAACTACCCGGTGGCCCACGCCTATATCCACAATGTCGTGCCGAGCATCGAGGCGCCGTTCAAGGTGGGGAGCCCCTTGAGGATAATCGGCACTGTGACGCAGGACAGGCCCCAGGGCATAGGTGGCAGGATCGGCTACTTCACCCCTTCGATATCGGCGACCCTGCTGTTCACGGACGAGGAACGAGGAGTCAAGACGCAGAAGCGTTTTCATATCGCTCCAGATCCCTTCTTGGGTGCCGAGCTCGCCTCGGGGATCTTCACCGGCTTGATCGACGGTCTCTGGGGAAGAAAGGGGCATGGAACCGCCTCTCTGACCCTCAAGGTTCAGGGAAGAGGCCTTTATGAGGGCTGGTCGAGGACCAACATGTTCTTTTCGGACAAGGACCTCGCGGGGGATTCTCTCAAAGAGACGGCCGAGCTGCTGGACGTGGTGTTCCTGAACCCGTTCGCCGAGATCTACCCCTTGGGCATAATTCTCACGGCCGAGTTCACCTCTTCCCCGAAACTGATGTATATTGAAGGTGTCGAGGTAAAAGGGGATTCGTTCACCGCCGGAGACACGGTGGAGGTCGAAGTGTTGTTGCGCCCCTACAGAAAGAAGCAGGTGAAGAAGTCGTTCGAGATAACCATACCGGAGGATGTGTCCGGCTTCTGCGAGATACTGGTGCGAGGAGGCGGTATCGAGCCTCTTAGTCAGTCCGCTCTAATACAGGGATGGAAGACCATAGAGAACTTCAAGCAGCTGTTCGCCGAGCTCTCTGCCCTGGAGACCAACAATGAGCTAATCATCGAGTTCAACTACGAAAAGTCATCGAAGAACTCCGAGAACCGGGGGCCCGAAGAGCCGCTGTCCAAGGAGGATCAGGAGCTATTGAGCGAGACCAAGCGCAGGAGGATGAAAGAGGGAACGCTCCTGATTTTCAAGTCCGATTTCGTCGTTGACGGGCTTCTTCGCAAGCTCATCACGGTGAGGCCGTCGAAGGCGAGCGCGGACTATTAG
- a CDS encoding biotin--[acetyl-CoA-carboxylase] ligase produces the protein MKKSDPIAAAIGRVLSGAKEGRRSLRSLSEALSISDQDVCEGLETLSEQGFDIRKTPEGIELHSPPEYDLAPSYVASLLPEDVFGDAIIHTYDTLPSTQDTAKELGRNGNRLVVVFAEEQTKGKGRRGRRWLSCRGCGLFFSVLFKPPLPACKLQLVNLAAALAVKDAVSALYSVELSVKWPNDLLYKGGKVCGILSEASIGARDILDCRTGIGINIVPPDPVADEGAVLFNANHIGEAANAPVHRGRLAAEILARYFRLLDQAASDGGQTLLYSYRASCSTLGRDVSVITDEGTVTGKAVGIGEDGELLLETEGGEMAFNAVDVVHATPS, from the coding sequence TTGAAAAAATCAGACCCGATTGCAGCGGCGATCGGCAGGGTTTTATCCGGCGCAAAAGAAGGACGTAGATCCCTCCGTTCCCTGTCGGAGGCCCTTTCCATCTCCGATCAGGACGTCTGCGAGGGCCTTGAAACCCTGTCCGAACAGGGATTCGACATCCGAAAAACACCGGAGGGCATTGAACTTCACTCCCCGCCAGAGTACGACCTGGCGCCATCCTACGTCGCCTCTCTCTTGCCCGAAGACGTGTTTGGCGATGCGATCATTCACACCTACGACACTCTCCCCTCCACGCAGGACACTGCAAAGGAGCTGGGACGAAATGGAAATCGCCTCGTCGTCGTCTTTGCGGAGGAACAGACAAAGGGCAAGGGCCGACGGGGCAGGAGGTGGCTGTCCTGCAGGGGATGCGGTCTGTTTTTCTCCGTCTTATTCAAACCGCCCCTTCCCGCGTGCAAGCTGCAACTGGTAAACCTCGCGGCGGCGCTTGCCGTGAAGGACGCGGTATCCGCGCTTTACTCCGTCGAACTCTCGGTCAAGTGGCCCAACGATCTGCTGTACAAGGGCGGAAAGGTCTGCGGCATCTTATCCGAGGCTTCCATCGGGGCCCGGGATATTTTAGACTGCCGGACGGGAATCGGGATAAACATAGTGCCTCCCGATCCGGTGGCCGACGAGGGTGCGGTCCTCTTCAACGCAAACCACATCGGGGAGGCAGCGAACGCTCCGGTTCATCGCGGGAGGCTCGCGGCGGAGATACTTGCCCGCTACTTCCGCCTGCTGGACCAGGCGGCTTCCGACGGCGGACAGACCCTCCTGTACAGCTACAGGGCCTCCTGTTCGACCCTGGGGAGGGATGTATCCGTCATCACGGACGAGGGAACGGTGACGGGAAAGGCCGTCGGCATAGGCGAGGATGGAGAGCTGCTCCTCGAGACGGAGGGGGGGGAGATGGCCTTCAACGCGGTCGATGTCGTCCATGCAACCCCAAGTTAG
- the acpP gene encoding acyl carrier protein — translation MKKEEMLARLKEIIIDRLDVEEDQIVPEASFVEDLGADSLDIVELIMGIEEEFDMEIPDEDAEKLTTVGEAMNYTLSKLGADE, via the coding sequence ATGAAGAAAGAGGAGATGCTCGCCCGGTTGAAGGAGATCATTATCGACAGGCTCGATGTCGAAGAGGATCAGATAGTCCCGGAGGCCTCGTTCGTCGAGGACCTGGGGGCGGACTCCCTTGATATCGTGGAGCTTATCATGGGGATCGAGGAGGAGTTCGACATGGAGATCCCCGACGAGGACGCCGAGAAACTGACCACGGTAGGCGAGGCGATGAATTACACACTGAGCAAACTTGGTGCGGACGAGTAG
- the fabD gene encoding ACP S-malonyltransferase, with amino-acid sequence MSYSLVFPGQGSQAVGMGLDLRNSFKSASRVFERADDALSLNLSKIIFDGPEEELRRTAYTQPALLTVSIAFLAVLEEMTDGAIKPAYLAGHSLGEYTALVAGGALSLEDGARLVHLRGRLMQEAVPEGRGAMAAILGLNAAGVASVCEEAAPGGECQPANFNSPGQTVISGEAEFVEKAMKLAKAKGAKRAIPLNVSAPFHSRLMRPLADELFAAFEKCEWRIPSAPVVSNARALPLTEVDEIKRSLFDQTFMPVLWEGSVNWMADAGVSVFFEIGAGTVLTGLIKKCRKGLVAHSCGTLEELERVAGLLKEMI; translated from the coding sequence ATGTCCTACTCACTTGTTTTTCCAGGACAGGGCTCTCAGGCGGTCGGCATGGGGCTGGACCTGCGAAACTCTTTCAAGTCGGCGTCCAGGGTCTTTGAGCGGGCCGACGACGCCCTGTCCTTGAACCTCTCGAAGATCATCTTCGACGGGCCGGAGGAGGAACTGCGAAGGACCGCCTACACCCAGCCCGCCCTGCTGACGGTTAGCATCGCCTTCTTGGCCGTGTTGGAGGAGATGACGGACGGAGCGATCAAGCCGGCCTATCTCGCCGGACACAGCTTGGGAGAGTACACCGCGCTGGTGGCCGGAGGCGCCCTCTCCCTGGAGGATGGGGCCAGGCTGGTGCATCTTCGTGGCAGGCTTATGCAGGAGGCGGTCCCCGAGGGGCGAGGTGCGATGGCGGCCATCCTGGGGCTGAATGCGGCCGGCGTCGCTTCCGTGTGCGAGGAGGCGGCGCCCGGAGGGGAGTGCCAGCCCGCGAACTTCAACTCACCCGGCCAGACGGTGATCTCAGGGGAGGCGGAGTTCGTGGAAAAAGCGATGAAGCTGGCAAAGGCCAAGGGGGCGAAGAGGGCTATCCCTCTCAACGTGAGCGCCCCCTTTCATAGCAGGCTCATGAGACCGCTGGCGGACGAGCTCTTCGCCGCTTTCGAGAAGTGCGAGTGGAGGATCCCCTCGGCGCCTGTCGTGTCGAACGCGAGGGCACTTCCGCTCACCGAGGTGGACGAGATCAAGAGGTCTCTGTTCGACCAGACGTTCATGCCTGTCCTGTGGGAGGGCTCGGTGAACTGGATGGCCGACGCAGGAGTCTCGGTCTTCTTCGAGATCGGGGCCGGAACAGTGTTGACCGGACTGATAAAGAAATGCCGAAAGGGATTGGTTGCGCATTCTTGCGGGACCCTTGAAGAACTTGAGAGGGTGGCCGGACTTCTAAAGGAGATGATCTGA